The genomic DNA TGCAAACGCTGATGCTAAAAATGAGAATAAAATAAGCCTTCTCATTAGTTCCTCCTTGTTTGATGATTGCCAGCTCTATTGTGTATCAAAAAAAGCGCTTGTCAACCCCTTTACCACTGACGAAGCGCTATCATCTTTCTTTCATTCAATTCCTGGTTGTCCGCGGGAACCATAAGCTTTCCCATGAGTTCTTTTGATTCAGAGTTATGGAGAAGTACAAGGAGGTCGAGTCTTTCATTATCGAGATAGCCTTGCCAGTTGTCGGGAGAAGGTTTCTTGCCAGCAAGACATTCCGCTACGTCTATTATATCGTTGGATGGGTTTTCTTTCTTTAGAGAGGTTAAAGTTTTTCCAGATTCCGCACCGGCTTTCAAAGCAGAGAGTCGAGACCATATTCTGACTCCAGGGTGTTTATCCTCAAAGTATCTTTCACAAATTGAAAGTGCCCTGCTTGAGCCTATGAATCCCAGCGTTTTGAGCGCTTCGACTCTTATGTCCCAGTAATCGTGAAGCATAACTGAACCCAAAGCGTCAATTGACGATGAGTCGCGAAGCATACCCAGCGCTCTGACGGCGGCAACTTCGACCTCCCATGCGGCATCAGACAAAAGAGGCCGTATTGCGGAAGCGCTGGATGGATCACCAATGGCGCCTAAGGCAAAAACGGCTTCCACGCGAACCGATGGCGATTTATCTGCGAGCAAATTTGTGAGCGGTCCAACGGCGTTTTTGCTGTTTATGAGTCCTATCGAGTGCGCCGCGGCCATCACGCAGAGATCGTTTTCATCATTGAGACCCTTGAGAAGGGCATCCTCAGATTCAGCTCCGCCGATTCTTCCAAGCGCAGAGTATACCGCACGCCTTACCTCCGCCTTCTGGTCTTGAGAGGCGTTAATCAATGCGTCTCTCGAGCCCGAATCATTGATTTGCCCGAGCGCCCAGGCGGCCTTGGCTCGAATAGACCAAAGAGGGTCGGAAAGAAGAGACACGAGGATTGAGGAAGTTGCAGGGTCTGCGATTTTACCGAGCGCTTCAACAAGAATTTGTCTTTCCTTAGCGTTTGGGTCGACTGCAGCTTTTGCAATTACACTGGTTGATTTCGGGTCAGCGATCCTTGCAAGTGCGACAAGCGTTTTTGTCTGCTCATTGCCCTTCAGTGAAGGAAGCCTGCTCATGAAAACGTCAACAGCTTCGTGGGCATCCAGTTTTCCCAGAGCCTCAATCGAGTTCTCCCGGACAGTCGGGTAGGGATCATCAAGCGCTTTCACGAGCGATGCTAGAGCCCGGCCGTCACCGAGTTCGCCAAGCGACCATGCGGCGTTCGCCCGCACCGGTGCCGCTTCGCTGAACAGTGACTTTATGAGAGGTTCTACCGCTGATGTATCTTCCAAGAGGCCTAACGCCCAGGCTGCCTCGTAACGCACGCCCACCGACTTTGAATCCAGAGTTCTTATGAGCGGTTCAACGGCTGAAGCGTCACGCAAATAACCAAGCGCTTCGGCGGCGAACATTGCAGTTTGTTCGGAAGAACAACTAAGAGCCTCCACCAACTGAGAGATAGTCAGAGCTCTATCGAGAGACGCCATAGAATCAATAAGCTCGTGTTTCTCCTGGATTGAAAGGGCCGCCATTGCATCAAGCTGACCGCAATCGAAAACAGAACTCAGCGTCAAAAAAAAGATTAGCATTCAGTCTCCTCCGGTTCAATCTAAAACGGTATTCTGCATACAAAGCGCCTGTTTGTCAACTTGACATGCGTTGATATGAATCTATAATTCAAATCTATGCCAACATACGAATATCGCTGTACGAAATGCGGCTTCAGGTTTGAATCCTTCCAGTCTATATCTGAAAAGCCTTTAAGGTCTTGCCCCGAATGCAAAGGTGATGTAGAACGTCTCATCGGGTCAGGTGCAGGGGTTTTATTCAAGGGCACTGGTTTCTACGAAACCGACTATAAACGCAAGCCTGAAGGAACAAAAAAGGAAGAGACGACCAAGACTGCCGTAAAGGAAACATCCGTAAAACCCTCGTGATACTTCAGGGCAAATAATTGAATCCATAAAAATTAGGTCAAGAACGGCATTTTTAATCTCCCTCTACTCCTCTCATACTTAAATTTACAGGGAGATTTTGCTTAATTCTCGTCTACTATTACGATTACGCGACACTCGGTTAACAGCTTCTGGTTGAGCGCCGATGAAGTCACCAGAGTCGCATCCTCAGAATTCAATACAATATTAGAGCGGTTCCTGCCCTCGGCACGTTCCGCTACTATCCTCAACGGATTAAGACCCAGTTCACGCGTTTCAAGAGCCTGCCTGGGCGTGTACGCGTATTTTATATATCCTCTTTCAAGAATCTGGCTTCTTTTAACCATTGACGCATCAAGAATAACTCTGCCTTGAGAATCCAGAATCCTCGGGAAGATTGCGGGATTAAACCCTGTTCCGCGTGCATCAATCACGAAACCGGTTATGGGTATGGACGTTGTAATCTCTTCTGAAGTTGTATCAATTGATTCATTCCCCGTTCTGAGATTTACGCCGTAAGAACGAGGAATAAATTCCTCAAGGAATGGACCAAAAAGGCTAATCGAATACTCGTTCAGTATCTCGCCTGAGGTCGAGTAACGGGTTGAAACAACCTGGGGATAAGCTAGCGATGTCTCAAAGTAATTATCAGCGTCTTGTGAACGACGCACGGCATCACCCAGTGTTCGTTCCGCGTCGAGAGGGGTAACCGCAAGAAGAGAATCAAGACTGGCCATGATCTCGCTTCTAGTAGTGGGTTCGCTTGTAATATCTACAGGCCCAAAGAAATGGACGGCAAGTTCACTCCACTCTATTCTCATATCATAGCCACCAGTGAGAAATACAGCAAACATCAATTGTAGCATTCAGCCTCCAGCTATCATAATTAGTAACCAACGCTAGAGCGGACGACGGGATTTGAACCCGCGGCCACAGGCTTGGGAAGCCTGTGCTCTACCAACTGAGCTACATCCGCAGTCTCTTCGTTTGTCTCTGCTAAAAGTATAGGTGTAAAGCGAAGCGTGTCAAGAGGGCAACTATCAGCAGCAATTCTAAAGGAAACAAATATATACCAGGCGATTTTGACTCAAGAAATCCCTTGAAATCAAAACCTCACCCGCATAGTAACCGAAAACGGTGAAATTTCAAAAAAAGTGCTGCTGCCGTTAGATGTGTTCTGCATCCCCCACCACTGCTCGCAGGAGTAGCCAAGAAGCGCGGTACCGGAACCGAGGATCGTACCTGCTATGATGTCGCCTGGATAATGCCGGTTGTCCTGGATTCGTGTCCAAGATACCCATGCCCAGGTTCCGACAAGCAGGGCGGTGATGCCGGTTTTTGCAGCAATTGCCAATGGTTCGGTCGAGCGCCACTCATCCCAAGTAAACAAGGAAAGGTAGGTGGCGGCCGTCGCAAAATGCGCTGCATGCCCTGAAGGCCAGCTGTCTCTCGCCTCATCGAGACCAATACCTTTTGCTAAACGGTCGTAGTAATCAGGGCGTGGACGACCAACTATATCTTTGGCCAACTCCTTTATGAAGTATCCGGATGTGATAGCCAGAAGCGAACCCTTAAGATGACGGTAGCTGCGTTCGTTAAGCCATCCATCCTGATTCGGAAGAATCGAAACCGCACCAGCTGTTGCAAGCATGGCGCCATAAACCCATGGATTTGTGACCCTTTCTTCGAGATATGGCCTGTCGCCCGCACCCGGTATCAGGGGAGTTTCAAAAAAAGGGCCCGCCTTGGCTGAAAGATACCCTCCGAGTCCGAAACTGCCTATCATTCCCCAGTCAAGAATCTCACGCTGCCAGGATGCGGACAAAACAAAGGGGACGGTAAAAAGAACCAATGCCATTCTGCACATTCGGGACTTTAATGCAATCTACTGGGATGTCAATAGATGAAACTGGTTTTCATCGGTAAATTCGTCTGTTTGAAACGATTGGGTTTTAAGGACCATCCGCTTCCAATATTTCTTTTTTTCTAGAGGAACTCTCTAGCTCTTTGAGCCAACCGATGCGAATTATGGATTTGCGGTCGCGCAGCGTGTAGGGTTTGATGTCGAGCACTGGCGTGCAGTCGATCATGTCCAGACCTTTGACTTCGAGGATGCGGCCCCTGCGAACGAGAAGTTTCACTACCGTAACGGCGATGGGGTTGGGCCTGTGCGGGCTCCGTGTTGCGAAAACGCCTCTCTTTGGACGCGAGGCGAGCAATGGCGAGGTCAATAGTTTGTAACCGACGGATAGGTGAAATGCCCAGATTATGTAAAGGTGAGAGAAGCCTCCGATATCTTTAAGACCCAATGCGAACTCGGGGAATATCTCAATAGTTCCCTTGGTCGAACGTGAGCGGAGAGGATGGATTTCATCCGGATCGGTGTAGGGCGAGTGAGCTACGCCTATGGGAACCAGGCGGATTGATTTCTGACCGACTGATGATCCTGCCGCCATTCTTAAGAATAGTCCTTATTTCCTATTAATCAACCACGGGGTCAATAAACAAGAAGTGTTCGTTTGGGTGTTGTCAGTTTTATATGGCTCTAGTCAGAAAGAAGAGGATAATGATGTATGAAGCTGAGGGATTGGATTGCATTATTTGCGTCGCTTGTGTTGATTGCGGCAGCGTTTATAGTGGGGCTGCGCTGCGGCGCAGCAAAAGTTCCGGAAAGTATCATCAAGACGGACACGCTAAGGATCAGAGAAATAATAAGGGATACGCTCCTTCGCTGGCATGAGCGAATTGTCTGGAAGGACGTTCCGCCTGAGACTGTGGTCATTTACAAGTATCAAGTCAAACCGGAGACTCTCTGGG from bacterium includes the following:
- a CDS encoding zinc ribbon domain-containing protein, translated to MPTYEYRCTKCGFRFESFQSISEKPLRSCPECKGDVERLIGSGAGVLFKGTGFYETDYKRKPEGTKKEETTKTAVKETSVKPS
- a CDS encoding phosphatase PAP2 family protein, whose product is MCRMALVLFTVPFVLSASWQREILDWGMIGSFGLGGYLSAKAGPFFETPLIPGAGDRPYLEERVTNPWVYGAMLATAGAVSILPNQDGWLNERSYRHLKGSLLAITSGYFIKELAKDIVGRPRPDYYDRLAKGIGLDEARDSWPSGHAAHFATAATYLSLFTWDEWRSTEPLAIAAKTGITALLVGTWAWVSWTRIQDNRHYPGDIIAGTILGSGTALLGYSCEQWWGMQNTSNGSSTFFEISPFSVTMRVRF
- the tsaA gene encoding tRNA (N6-threonylcarbamoyladenosine(37)-N6)-methyltransferase TrmO; amino-acid sequence: MAAGSSVGQKSIRLVPIGVAHSPYTDPDEIHPLRSRSTKGTIEIFPEFALGLKDIGGFSHLYIIWAFHLSVGYKLLTSPLLASRPKRGVFATRSPHRPNPIAVTVVKLLVRRGRILEVKGLDMIDCTPVLDIKPYTLRDRKSIIRIGWLKELESSSRKKEILEADGP